A stretch of Lathyrus oleraceus cultivar Zhongwan6 chromosome 6, CAAS_Psat_ZW6_1.0, whole genome shotgun sequence DNA encodes these proteins:
- the LOC127097087 gene encoding glycosyltransferase family protein 64 C3 isoform X1 produces MTSPTTTLILAVLLFHFTSTPTSTSSDSNHCGPTKNRDPQNLQPNKITVLINGFSETRIPILQSIAATYSLSPLVSSVLVLWGNPSTPPRVIDQLALNLSFSSDSISLHRNPSSSLNDRFLPRLNDISTDAVLVCDDDVEVDGASFEFAFRVWSANRERIVGVFARSHDVDMNRKEWVYTVHPDRYSIVLTKFMLLKSEYLFRYSCEGGPRMAQMRKIVDSVRNCEDILMNFVVADSTNVGPILVGAKRVRDYGDARNDEGKISLGLSGRKGEHRKNRGVCITEFHRALGRMPLRYSYGKIVDSIGEQGLCRKGGKLVFCDQ; encoded by the coding sequence ATGACTTCACCAACAACAACCTTAATCCTCGCTGTTCTATTATTCCACTTCACATCAACACCAACATCAACATCATCAGACTCAAACCACTGCGGTCCCACAAAAAACCGGGACCCACAAAACCTCCAACCCAACAAAATCACAGTACTCATAAACGGTTTCTCCGAAACCCGCATTCCCATCCTTCAATCAATAGCCGCCACGTACTCACTATCACCATTAGTATCCTCTGTGCTCGTCCTCTGGGGAAACCCATCTACACCTCCACGTGTCATTGATCAATTGGCTCTCAACCTCTCGTTCTCTTCTGATTCGATTTCGTTACATCGAAACCCTTCTAGTAGTTTAAACGATCGTTTTCTTCCTCGTTTAAACGACATAAGTACCGATGCCGTTTTGGTTTGTGATGACGATGTTGAGGTAGATGGTGCGTCGTTTGAGTTTGCGTTTCGGGTTTGGTCAGCGAACCGGGAGCGTATTGTTGGGGTTTTTGCTAGGTCGCATGATGTAGATATGAACCGGAAGGAGTGGGTTTATACGGTTCACCCGGACCGGTACTCGATCGTGCTCACCAAGTTCATGTTGCTCAAAAGCGAGTATTTGTTCAGGTATAGCTGCGAAGGTGGGCCTCGCATGGCCCAAATGAGAAAAATTGTTGATTCGGTTCGAAATTGCGAGGACATACTCATGAATTTTGTGGTGGCTGATTCAACCAATGTTGGTCCTATTTTGGTTGGTGCAAAAAGAGTGAGGGATTACGGTGATGCACGAAACGATGAGGGAAAGATTAGCTTGGGTTTGAGTGGAAGAAAAGGGGAGCATAGAAAAAATAGAGGGGTGTGTATAACTGAATTTCATAGGGCTTTGGGAAGAATGCCTTTGAGGTATAGTTATGGTAAGATTGTTGATTCCATTGGGGAACAAGGGTTGTGCCGCAAAGGTGGTAAATTGGTGTTTTGTGATCAATGA
- the LOC127097087 gene encoding glycosyltransferase family protein 64 C3 isoform X2 → MTSPTTTLILAVLLFHFTSTPTSTSSDSNHCGPTKNRDPQNLQPNKITVLINGFSETRIPILQSIAATYSLSPLVSSVLVLWGNPSTPPRVIDQLALNLSFSSDSISLHRNPSSSLNDRFLPRLNDISTDAVLVCDDDVEVDGASFEFAFRVWSANRERIVGVFARSHDVDMNRKEWVYTVHPDRYSIVLTKFMLLKSEYLFRYSCEGGPRMAQMRKIVDSVRNCEDILMNFVVADSTNVGPILVGAKRVRDYGDARNDEGKISLGLSGRKGEHRKNRGVCITEFHRALGRMPLRYSYDYLQNTNQ, encoded by the coding sequence ATGACTTCACCAACAACAACCTTAATCCTCGCTGTTCTATTATTCCACTTCACATCAACACCAACATCAACATCATCAGACTCAAACCACTGCGGTCCCACAAAAAACCGGGACCCACAAAACCTCCAACCCAACAAAATCACAGTACTCATAAACGGTTTCTCCGAAACCCGCATTCCCATCCTTCAATCAATAGCCGCCACGTACTCACTATCACCATTAGTATCCTCTGTGCTCGTCCTCTGGGGAAACCCATCTACACCTCCACGTGTCATTGATCAATTGGCTCTCAACCTCTCGTTCTCTTCTGATTCGATTTCGTTACATCGAAACCCTTCTAGTAGTTTAAACGATCGTTTTCTTCCTCGTTTAAACGACATAAGTACCGATGCCGTTTTGGTTTGTGATGACGATGTTGAGGTAGATGGTGCGTCGTTTGAGTTTGCGTTTCGGGTTTGGTCAGCGAACCGGGAGCGTATTGTTGGGGTTTTTGCTAGGTCGCATGATGTAGATATGAACCGGAAGGAGTGGGTTTATACGGTTCACCCGGACCGGTACTCGATCGTGCTCACCAAGTTCATGTTGCTCAAAAGCGAGTATTTGTTCAGGTATAGCTGCGAAGGTGGGCCTCGCATGGCCCAAATGAGAAAAATTGTTGATTCGGTTCGAAATTGCGAGGACATACTCATGAATTTTGTGGTGGCTGATTCAACCAATGTTGGTCCTATTTTGGTTGGTGCAAAAAGAGTGAGGGATTACGGTGATGCACGAAACGATGAGGGAAAGATTAGCTTGGGTTTGAGTGGAAGAAAAGGGGAGCATAGAAAAAATAGAGGGGTGTGTATAACTGAATTTCATAGGGCTTTGGGAAGAATGCCTTTGAGGTATAGTTATG
- the LOC127092634 gene encoding uncharacterized protein LOC127092634, whose product MYTKKNKIFIILLRNANFQSHHPSINWKHATSSNQVQHKNKQRESTYPTDTIITMDQKKSNKIREIVRLQQILKKWRRIANSSKTTATTTNNSLTRSKSMKFLKRTLSLSEREGTATTTTSSNNGSVPKGYLAVCVGEELKRFIIPTEYLSHEGFMFLLREAEEEFGFQQTGILRFPCEVSVFESVLKMVEDGKNNEKLCNKECRSISIEEMMGYCSLENQLACSHHPQSPLCR is encoded by the coding sequence ATGTAtactaaaaaaaacaaaattttcattatattattgagaaatgcaaacTTCCAAAGTCACCATCCTTCTATAAATTGGAAACATGCAACCTCTTCAAACCAAGTTcaacacaaaaacaaacaaagAGAATCTACATATCCAACAGACACCATCATCACCATGGATCAAAAGAAATCTAACAAAATCAGAGAAATTGTTAGACTTCAACAGATCCTTAAGAAATGGCGAAGAATCGCGAACTCATCaaaaacaacagcaacaaccacaaACAACAGCCTCACTAGAAGCAAAAGCATGAAGTTTCTGAAAAGAACACTGTCTCTATCGGAACGTGAAGgaacagcaacaacaacaacatcctCAAACAATGGTTCTGTTCCAAAAGGTTATTTAGCAGTTTGTGTTGGAGAAGAGCTCAAGAGGTTTATTATACCGACTGAATATTTGAGTCATGAAGGTTTTATGTTTCTTTTgagagaagctgaagaagaatTTGGGTTTCAACAAACTGGTATTTTGAGATTTCCTTGTGAAGTTTCTGTGTTTGAGAGTGTTTTGAAGATGGTTGAAGATGGAAAGAATAATGAGAAATTGTGTAATAAAGAATGTAGATCTATTAGCATTGAAGAAATGATGGGTTATTGTTCTTTAGAAAATCAACTTGCTTGTTCTCATCATCCTCAAAGTCCATTATGTAGAtag